In a genomic window of Spirosoma agri:
- a CDS encoding GlsB/YeaQ/YmgE family stress response membrane protein: MGILVSILVGAVAGWLADLVFKRFSFSLFAEILLGIAGGFVGGWIFGRDGGMIDQILTAFVGAVIILGIAALIKGRSSAV, from the coding sequence ATGGGAATCTTAGTATCAATCTTAGTAGGTGCGGTTGCCGGATGGCTTGCTGACCTCGTATTTAAGCGTTTTTCGTTTTCGCTGTTCGCTGAAATCCTGCTTGGCATTGCCGGTGGATTCGTAGGTGGCTGGATATTTGGCCGTGATGGTGGTATGATAGACCAGATCCTGACTGCCTTTGTCGGAGCTGTTATCATCCTCGGTATCGCTGCACTGATCAAAGGTCGTAGCAGCGCGGTGTAA
- a CDS encoding acyl-CoA dehydrogenase family protein has translation MMNEIEENQELIAQSVRDLSERLIRPNVRRWDEEQHFPADLFGQLGDQGLMGMLVPAIYGGTGLGYREYVTAIVELSRVDGSVGLSMAAHNSLCTNHILLFGSEEQKQTYLPRLASGEWIGAWGLTEPNTGSDAGNMRTTAVRQGDEWVLNGAKNFITHGRSGHVAVVIARTGEPNSPHNATAFVVERGTPGFSGGRKEDKLGMRASETTEMLFQDCRISDAQRLGAVGDGFIQSLKVLDGGRISIAALSLGIAYGAYDAALAYAKEREQFGQPIATFQGISFKLADMATDIEAARLLTYQAADLKDTGKSVTKESAMAKLFASETAVKVANEAVQIFGGYGYTKDFPVEKFYRDAKLCTIGEGTSEIQKLVISRQILK, from the coding sequence TAGCGCAATCCGTTCGAGATTTGAGCGAACGGCTCATTCGCCCGAACGTACGCCGATGGGACGAGGAGCAGCACTTTCCAGCCGATTTGTTCGGCCAGTTAGGCGATCAGGGGCTAATGGGAATGCTGGTGCCGGCAATTTATGGCGGAACTGGCCTAGGTTATCGTGAATATGTAACCGCAATCGTTGAACTGTCGCGCGTAGACGGTTCTGTAGGCTTATCCATGGCCGCTCATAACTCCTTATGCACGAACCATATTTTATTATTCGGTAGCGAAGAGCAGAAGCAAACCTATTTACCACGGCTGGCCTCCGGCGAATGGATTGGTGCCTGGGGATTGACGGAGCCGAACACAGGCTCCGATGCGGGCAACATGCGCACAACCGCCGTTCGGCAGGGCGATGAGTGGGTGCTGAATGGCGCTAAAAACTTTATTACCCACGGGCGAAGTGGTCACGTAGCGGTAGTTATTGCCCGCACGGGCGAACCCAACAGTCCCCATAATGCAACAGCTTTTGTGGTTGAACGGGGCACTCCGGGTTTTTCGGGCGGTCGTAAAGAAGACAAATTAGGGATGAGGGCCTCTGAAACGACAGAAATGCTGTTTCAGGATTGTCGTATTTCCGACGCACAGCGACTGGGCGCGGTGGGCGATGGCTTTATTCAGTCGTTAAAAGTACTCGATGGGGGGCGCATTTCGATTGCGGCCTTGAGTCTGGGCATTGCCTATGGCGCTTACGATGCAGCGTTAGCCTACGCAAAAGAGCGTGAACAGTTCGGTCAACCGATAGCAACGTTTCAGGGGATCAGCTTTAAACTGGCCGACATGGCTACTGATATCGAAGCCGCCAGACTGCTGACGTATCAGGCCGCCGATCTGAAAGACACGGGAAAATCGGTAACGAAAGAATCGGCGATGGCGAAGCTCTTCGCATCCGAAACGGCTGTTAAGGTAGCGAACGAGGCTGTACAGATTTTTGGAGGATATGGCTACACTAAGGACTTTCCGGTGGAGAAATTTTACCGGGATGCCAAGCTTTGTACCATCGGGGAAGGGACGAGCGAAATTCAGAAATTGGTCATTTCGCGGCAAATCTTAAAATAA
- a CDS encoding T9SS type A sorting domain-containing protein, whose amino-acid sequence MKTFLQSLALALTVSIVTTATSLAEAKPIGRPNGTVAYRAGIYTTMNGNLSIALDKETGGTVDVRLKNAEGTVLYSQQVSKNESQYRSRLNLSDLPDGTYQVEITNGVETKTHTITLSTQQPAAPGRVLVLN is encoded by the coding sequence ATGAAAACCTTCCTCCAATCACTCGCCTTAGCCCTTACAGTAAGTATTGTTACTACTGCTACCTCCCTTGCCGAAGCGAAACCAATTGGTCGGCCAAACGGCACGGTCGCCTACAGAGCAGGCATTTACACAACCATGAACGGTAACCTGAGCATTGCTCTTGACAAAGAAACCGGTGGTACAGTTGATGTTCGTCTAAAAAACGCCGAAGGAACCGTGCTGTACAGCCAGCAGGTAAGCAAAAACGAAAGTCAGTACCGTTCCCGTCTGAACTTGAGCGACCTTCCCGATGGTACCTATCAGGTTGAAATCACGAACGGCGTCGAAACGAAGACACACACCATAACGCTGTCAACTCAACAACCCGCAGCGCCAGGTCGGGTACTTGTTCTGAACTAA
- the pgeF gene encoding peptidoglycan editing factor PgeF, with protein MSLYQNPAILSGFTKLIAAESTRHGGISPAPFTSLNLGINTTDDPENVLENRRRFFQALGVEAGEEHFASSHQVHGTAILYATEAGRFDGYDALITDTPGLLIGVTVADCVPILVYDKANQAVAAVHAGWRGTSGGIVRKTLEAMQQQFGTTANQCYAYVGTCIDMTSFEVGPEVAEQFAPEFRQIDLATQKDCVNLKAANRQQLVDWGIPANQVGVSPFSTVLNNGDYFSYRAEKGQTGRMLVVIGINP; from the coding sequence ATGTCGCTTTATCAAAATCCTGCCATACTATCGGGCTTCACCAAGTTGATCGCAGCTGAAAGTACCCGGCATGGGGGCATCAGTCCGGCACCGTTTACCTCGCTTAATCTGGGCATAAACACCACCGACGATCCGGAAAATGTACTTGAAAACCGGCGCCGGTTTTTTCAGGCACTAGGGGTCGAAGCAGGAGAGGAGCATTTCGCGTCGTCTCATCAGGTTCATGGCACAGCTATTTTATACGCTACCGAAGCTGGCCGTTTTGATGGCTACGACGCACTGATTACCGATACGCCGGGCTTGTTGATCGGTGTGACCGTAGCGGATTGCGTGCCAATCTTGGTGTATGACAAGGCAAATCAGGCTGTTGCTGCCGTTCATGCCGGCTGGCGGGGCACGTCGGGAGGGATCGTCAGAAAAACACTGGAAGCGATGCAACAGCAGTTTGGAACCACAGCCAATCAGTGTTACGCGTATGTCGGCACCTGCATTGACATGACCTCATTCGAAGTCGGCCCTGAAGTGGCAGAACAGTTTGCACCGGAATTTAGGCAAATCGATTTGGCTACGCAGAAGGATTGTGTTAATCTGAAAGCGGCCAATCGGCAGCAGCTTGTTGACTGGGGTATTCCGGCGAATCAGGTCGGCGTGTCGCCCTTTTCTACAGTATTGAACAACGGTGATTATTTCTCGTATCGGGCTGAAAAAGGGCAAACTGGACGAATGCTGGTAGTAATTGGTATTAATCCGTAA